One Chloroflexota bacterium genomic window carries:
- a CDS encoding aromatic ring-hydroxylating dioxygenase subunit alpha, whose amino-acid sequence GWLYDATGACIEQPFEPAQSLMRHTLRHPAYPVQKLAGVLFAYLGPPEKQPLLPRWDILTWDKGTRVIEIRPVLNCNWLQAEENTADVTHTYFLHAYTFKTKGRPQMGGGFGRPFVRYGFQQFEWGLLKSWTYEGPRGGTGWGNLLVFPNMLRLSGSMHWRVPIDDEHTRIVRVEFRPSVDGLPVEQAEEPPVSYEPSWVNEKGEYHMDTFSSQDGMAWETQGAIFDRTREHLGASDHGIMILRQMLFDAIAAVQRGDDPRGLVRDPASNGSIDLEGWLAERDQAAGTMEGAIAVARRSREAVFDDRHEVVEIPPGKARLGV is encoded by the coding sequence GGGTGGCTGTATGACGCGACGGGCGCGTGCATCGAGCAGCCGTTTGAGCCGGCGCAGTCGCTGATGCGCCACACGCTGCGCCATCCGGCGTATCCGGTGCAGAAGCTGGCGGGGGTGCTCTTCGCATACCTGGGGCCGCCGGAGAAGCAGCCCCTCCTCCCCCGCTGGGACATCCTGACGTGGGACAAAGGAACCCGCGTCATCGAGATCCGACCCGTTCTCAACTGCAACTGGCTGCAGGCGGAGGAGAACACCGCAGACGTCACCCACACCTACTTCCTCCACGCGTACACCTTCAAGACGAAAGGCCGCCCCCAGATGGGCGGCGGGTTCGGTCGGCCCTTCGTTCGGTACGGGTTCCAGCAGTTCGAATGGGGTCTGCTGAAGAGCTGGACGTACGAGGGCCCCCGCGGCGGCACCGGCTGGGGGAATCTCTTGGTCTTCCCCAATATGCTGCGCCTTTCCGGCTCGATGCATTGGCGGGTTCCCATCGACGACGAACACACACGGATCGTGCGCGTGGAGTTTCGTCCCAGCGTGGATGGGCTTCCCGTGGAGCAGGCCGAGGAGCCACCGGTCTCCTACGAGCCTTCGTGGGTCAACGAGAAGGGCGAGTACCACATGGACACGTTTTCGAGTCAGGACGGCATGGCGTGGGAGACGCAGGGCGCGATCTTCGACCGAACACGGGAGCACCTGGGCGCGTCGGACCACGGCATCATGATCCTCCGGCAGATGCTGTTCGACGCCATCGCGGCGGTGCAGCGGGGTGATGACCCGCGCGGCCTCGTGCGCGATCCAGCCAGCAACGGCTCAATTGACCTCGAGGGTTGGCTTGCCGAGCGCGATCAAGCGGCGGGCACAATGGAGGGCGCCATCGCTGTTGCGCGACGGTCGCGGGAGGCCGTGTTCGATGATCGGCACGAGGTCGTGGAGATCCCGCCCGGCAAAGCGCGGCTGGGGGTGTAA